The proteins below are encoded in one region of Apium graveolens cultivar Ventura chromosome 4, ASM990537v1, whole genome shotgun sequence:
- the LOC141719525 gene encoding uncharacterized protein LOC141719525 — MGVRNLIAKSDSELLVNQVNGGFQARGPRTELYLRCTRRLIGKFKEVRLPREKNNNADALEKMGSQHQAMLLEFIPLEIQEIPSIPEVEVMQVERYVVYDENLYKRGFNQPLLRCVDEEEVNYILREVHEGICGNHSGGNSLAMKVLHQGYYWPTMKEDAANFVRACDRCQRFANYSSMPATLLTPMVSP, encoded by the exons ATGGGAGTGCGGAACTTAATTGCAAAGAGCGACTCAGAGTTGTTGGTGAACCAGGTAAATGGGGGGTTTCAAGCTCGAGGACCGCGGACGGAATTGTACTTGAGGTGCACGCGGCGCCTAATTGGGAAGTTCAAAGAGGTTAGGCTGCCACGGGAAAAGAACAACAACGCAGATGCCCTGGAAAAAATGGGATCCCAGCATCAGGCTATGTTGTTGGAATTTATACCCTTAGAAATCCAGGAgattcctagtatcccagagGTAGAGGTGATGCAG GTTGAAAGGTATGTGGTATATGATGAAAATTTGTATAAAAGAGGCTTCAATCAACCGCTGCTCAGATGTGTCGATGAAGAAGAGGTAAATTACATCTTAAGGGAGGTACATGAAGGAATCTGTGGTAATCACTCGGGGGGTAACTCGTTGGCGATGAAGGTTTTACACCAAGGTTATTATTGGCCTACGATGAAGGAGGATGCCGCGAATTTTGTCAGAGCATGCGATCGCTGCCAGCGCTTTGCGAATTACTCATCTATGCCAGCGACGCTCTTGACGCCTATGGTGAGCCCATGA